The DNA sequence AGGGAGCCCACCGGCTGTTGCGCGACATCCCGGTCTCGCAAGACCTTGGTCGAGTGCTCTCGGAGATCCGCATGATCAAAGACGAGTGGGAAATCGCCGAACTGCGCGGAGCCGTGAATCACACGATCGAAGGTTTCAAAGCGGTCGCCCGTGAGATTCCGCACGCCATCGAGTTCGGCGGCGAACGCTGGTTGCAGGGCACCTTCGACCGCTACGCGCGCACCGTCGGCAATGGCACCGGCTACACCACGATCGTCGGCAGCGGAAAGAACGCACCCGTGCTGCACTGGGTGCGCTGCGACGGCCCTGTGAATCCCGACGCCGCCGTGCTGCTCGACATGGGAGTGGAAGCCCGCTCCTTATATACGGCGGATGTCACGCGCACGCTTCCGGCATCCGGAACGTTCTCGGCGGCTCAGCGTCAAGCGCACGACCTCGTAGAGAAGGCACACCGTGCGGGACTTGCGGCGGTTGGTCCCGGCAAGATCTTTAGCGACTTTCATCTCGCTGCGCTCGAAGTGATTGCGACCGGTCTGCACGACTGGGGAATGCTTCCTGTCTCGGTCGATGAGGCACTGAGCCCGCAAGGCCAGCACCACCGTCGGTACATTGTGTGCGGCATCGGTCATCATCTCGGGCTTGACGTGCACGACTGCGCTCAGTCGAGTTACTCCGCCTACCAGAGCGGCGAACTCGTGCCCGGAATGGTCATGGCGGTCGAGCCTGGACTGTACTTTCACGAGTGGGATAACACCGTGCCACCCGAGCTGCGCGGACTCGGCGTGCGCATCGAAGACAACGTGATGGTCACCCCAACCGGCCACGAAGTTCTCTCCGATGCGCTGCCAATTACAGCGGATGGCATCGAAGGGTGGATGCGCGCGCTGTAACCAAGGACAATGGGTGCAGATCGCTCATTTTTTGAAAGGTGCATACATGGAATTCTTCGCCACTGGCGGACTCGTCCTCCTCATCGGAATCGGGGTGGTCGTTCTTGTTGTACTTTTCCTGGTCATGTTGCTGATCGCTCGCGCCTGGTTCAAGGTCGCTCGCGCCGACGAGGCTCTCGTCGTTTCGGGACGTTCGCAAAAGGACGGCGCGGGCAATGATTCTGCCGTCACGGTCATCGTTAATGGCAAGGCGCTGGTCAACCCGATCACGCAACGCCACGAGACGATTTCGCTTCGTTCGCGCCAGGTGTCAATGACTGCAGAGGCGCAGTCAGCTGACAACGTGACGCTTCAGGTCGAAGCGGTTGCGATCGTGAAGATCGGTTCTGACCCTGCCCTGGTCCGTCGTGCTGCCGAGCGTTTCGCTTCGCAGGATGCCGCCATCGAGCAGTTCACGACTGAGCAGCTTGAGGGTGCCCTTCGTGGTGTTGTCGCAACCCTCTCGGTTGTTGAGCTCATGCGTGAGCGCAAGAAGTTCTCTGACCAGATCGCGACGGATGTCTCCACCGAACTGTCGGAGCAGGGACTGATTCTCGACTCCTTCCAGATCAAGGGCATCGGCGACAAGGTTGGTTACATCCAGTCGCTCGGAACGCCGCAGATTGAGTCGAAGCGTCGCGAAGCTGAACTCGCCACGGCCGACGCGAACCGCGAGATCTCGAAGCGCAACATCACTGTTGCCGAGGCGAACCTGATCGAGCAGACCGCGCTCGACAAGAACACCGCAGACTCCAAGGCTGAGGTCGGTAAGGCCAATGCTGAGGCCGAGCAGGCTGAAGCGCTCGCTCGCGCCACGGCCGAGCAGGGCGTTCTGCAGCAGCGTGCCGAGAACCGTCAGGCCGAGCTCGACGCCGACGTGAAGCGCGTCGCTGACGCCAACCTGTACAAGGCTCAGAAGGATGCCGACTCCGACGCCTACCGTCTGGTCAAGGGCGCCGAAGCTCAGGCCCAGATTGCAGCAGTTGAAGCAGAAGCAGTGCGCGTTCGCGCCGCCGCCGACGCGGATGCCGTTCGCCTTTCCGGTGAAGCACGCGCAGCAAGCATCGAGGCAGAAGCTGCGGCTCTCGCCAAGCACCAAGATGCACTCCTCGCCCAGCGTGCCCTCGAATCACTGCCACTCGTCATGGAGCAGTGGGCAAAGGGTTATGGCCAGATCGGTTCCGTCACCGTTATCGGTGGCAGCGGATCGAGCGCAGCAGACACCATCGGCAACGAAAGCTCAATCGCTTTGCGTAGCTCCTTCGAATCGATCAAGGCTGCAACGGGTCTCGACCTCGCCTCGATCATCCAGGGCCGCGCCGTTGGTCAGGCTGTTGGTGAGGGTGCTCGTGGCAGCGCTAAGAGCAGCTCAAGCATCAACTCGGTTGATGACTCGCTCGCAGCAAAGCTTGCCGAAGTAGCACTCAGCGAGACTTCCGCCGGCGCTACCGAGGGCAACGACAGCTCGGAATAATTGCATAACGGCGAAGGGCGGGCATCCAGATCATCGGATGCCCGCCCTTTCGCATGTAACGCAGCGAAAGCTAGTCGTCGTCGCTCACGAGTTCTGAGCCTTCGGGATACACGTCGAGCTGGGGTTTGCGCGCGAGGAAGATGATGCTCGCGATAAGGCCGCCCCACACGAGCACGGCGGCGACGATGAAGAACGTGATGGCGATGCCGCTCATTTGCTGAGCTCCTTCAATGCTTGGGCGCTGGGCCACGGGGTGAAGTCATCCGGATCGTGCTTCCAGCGCAGGGAGGTCATGGTGATGGCGCCGATCAGGATCACCGCGATGGTGCCCCAACCCGCAACCGCTAGGTACCAGAGCGGGTAGCCCTCGTATCCTTCCGTGACGAGCACGATGATGCGCTGGATGAGCATGTAGAGCAGAACGGCCGGCGCGAGAACCCCGACTAGCAGTTGCCACAGGCGCCCCACCTTGAAGGTCGAGACGGCGTTGAGGTGTGCTGCGAGCTCGGGGCCCTTACGGAACACCCAGATCACGAGGATCGTCGAGGCGATCGCGGCGACGACGATACCGATGTTGTTCGCCCACTGGTCAACGGTGTCGAGCGTGATGAGCCCGGTGGTCGTTGAGAAGAGCAGCACCGAAACAACGGCCAGGGCGGCCCCGACGCGCACTGATGCTTGGCGGGCGGTGATCCCGAACTTGTCTTGGAATGCGGATGACACGACCTGAAGCACTGACAACAGCGAGGTGAATCCGGCCATGACGAGCGAACCGAAGAACAGTGCGCCGAAGAGGGGACCACCGGGCATTTGCGACACGATCGCCGGGAAGGTAACAAACGAGAGCCCAACTCCGGTGATGCCTTCGAGTTCGTCGATAGCGACGCCCTGCTGGAACGCGAAGAATCCGAGGGTGGCGAAGACTCCGATGCCGGCAATGATCTCGAAGGAGGAGTTGGCGAAAGCTACGACCAGTGCCGGCGCCGTGACGTTGGCTTTGCGGTTGCGGTACGACGAATACGTGATCATGATGCCGAACGCGATCGACAGCGAGAAGAAAATTTGGCTGTACGCCGCAATCCACACGCTCGGGTCGCTCAGGGCTGAGAAATCGGGGGTGAAGAGAGCATCCAACCCGGTCATTGCGCCGTCGAGGAAGAGGGCGCGAACGACCAAGATCAGAAAAGCGACAACGAGAAGCGGCAAGAAGATCACGTTCGCGCGTTGCACGCCCTTGGCAATACCCGAGCCGAGCACGGCAAGAACCGCAATCCACACGAGCACCAGTGGGATAAGAACCGCGGGGACAAACTGCGCACTAAAGCCGGGGGCCGAGGTCTGGAGGAACTCGTTCTGGAAGAACCCGGCAGTGTCGTCACCCCAGCGAAGGTCGAAGCTAAACGTGAAGTAGCTGGCTGCCCACGCAACAACGGCGGCGTAGTAGACGGCGATGATGATGCAAATCCAGACCTGGAACCAGCCAAGCGACTCGAGCCACTTGCCGGCCTTGCCGCCGAGACGACGGAATGCGGTCGGCGATGATCCACGAAAGCGGTGCCCGATCGCATAGTCAAGAAAGAGGATGGGGATGCCGGCCGTGACCAATGCGATCAGGTACGGAATCAGGAATGCCCCGCCACCATTCTCGTAGGCGACACCGGGGAAGCGCCAAATGTTGCCGAGACCCACGGCGGAGCCGATGGCCGACAGGATGAAACCCCACTGGCCCGACCACTGCTCACGTGGTCGCGAGGCGACGGATCCGTGTTCGCCCGATTGTTGCTGCACCGACACAGTTGCTCCTCTGCGTAATGGCCACCCGAATGGCCGTCGCTGGGGCCACCCCGAAATTGCGGCCCGCTACCCCCGAAGGGGTGTTCTCACGTTAACACTCGGGGGTGCTGCGTTGCGACATGTGACGGTGCGAAGCGGTCAGCGGTCAGCGGTCAGCGTGCGGCGATCAGCGTGTAGCGACCAATCGGATGGTTGTTTCGGCAGTGGCGTCTTTGGGCGAACCGGGGGAGACAGTGATTGCTCGTGCCGCGGCATCCAACGTAATGGTGGCTAATGTTGCCCAGCGGTCGCCGAACACTGCGCCGATTGCGGGAACGCAGCAGAGTTGGGCGGCGTCACCCGGTTCGGAGAAGAGGTAGGGGATGAGGGCGCTCGCCGCGGTGGGCAGCGGTGCGGCGGCGGCTCGTTCGGTAAGAACGTCGTAGCGTGCTTGGGTGTCTGGATCGTAGAGCCCCAGTTTTTCGCCCTTGCTCAGTTCGGGGTCAACAAAGTGGTTGGTGTGGATGAGCACGCCATCGGTTGGCTCAAGCACGGCGGCGCCGTCGGGGTTCAGCTCGACTGTGACGGAACCTTCGGGGCTCACGACGGTGATGGCGCTGGACGTGCTCACGGGTGCAGTGCGCAGAATTTCGACCGCTTCGGCCAGGGTCGACGCTTCGGCGAGAACGCGGGCGGCAACAAGGTGCACGGGCACGCCGTCTGGCCGGTCTGCTTGGTGGCCGAGGATGTTGAGCATGATGCCCACTCCGGCGTCATTGATTCCGATTTTGCCGAGGATGCCGTGCTCCGTCAGGCCGACAAAGGTGCGGGGAGTGCCGCTGACTTCGTGCAGGTGCCAGCAGTCGGCGAGGTCGTCGTGCCAGTCCCACGTTTGGGCTCCGACCGGGCTCTCGCGGGCGTTGACGATGGTGGAGCATTCGCCCGGTTTGGTGCCGATCGCTTGAGAGAGAATCTCGGTGCGAGCGTTCACGGCGGCGATCTTCCAGAGCGGCAGGTCGCTTCCTTCGGCTACCCCGCGCATTTCGGCGGCGAGGTCGGCGCTCCAGCGTTCGGTGACGAGCACGGCGTTGTCGGCATACTTCTGTACATCGCCGAGGCTGATTCCGGATGTCTCGAAGAGGTCGAGATAGATGGCAACGCCGCGTTTCAGAGTCTCAGCAATCGCGACGCCGCGGCTCAGACCGCGGTGGAAGGCATCCGCTGAATTGATCTGAATAAAGGGAGGGGTGGTGCTCATGATGCGATCTCTTCCCGAAGCTTGCGGATCATTCCTCGCTCGGGCTTCCAGCCGGGGCGGGGCGCGCAGGCGAGGAGAAGTTGAGTGTACGGATGCTGCGGGTTGGTGAGTACTTCGGCGGTCGTTCCCCGCTCCACGATGCGGCCCTGGCGCATCACCACAACCTGGTCGGCGATCATCTGCACAACAGAGAGGTCGTGCGTGATGAAGAGGTAGGTGAGGCCGTATGTGGCGCGGAGACTCGCAAGAAGCTCGAGAATCTGGGCTTGGACAGTGACGTCGAGTGCCGCGACAGATTCGTCGAGCACGATGACGGCAGGGTCCGCTGCCAAGGCGCGGGCGATCGCAACCCGCTGTTTCTGGCCGCCCGAAAGCTCGCTCGGCAGAGCGTCAAGGTAACGCGTTTCTAAGCCGACGAGCGTGAAGAGCTCGCTGCAGCGCGCCTCTCGTTCGGCACGGCTGAGACGCGAATGGGCTCTCAACACTTCGTCGACCGCAACCCGAACGGGGAGCCGACGGTTGAGAGAGCTTTGCGGGTCTTGAAATACCATTTGGATGTCACGCGCCCGACGACGCAGTTCGCGTCGGTTGGCGTGCGCGGCGACGGGCTTGCCGCTGACAGTAACGCTGCCCGAGTCTGGCGTTTCGAGGCCGACGATAATGCGCGCGAGAGTCGTCTTTCCCGAGCCGGATTCTCCGACGACGGCTAGGCACGAACCTTTATCGACGCTGAGTGTGACCTCGTCGAGCGCCTTTACTTTCTGTTTCGCTCCGGTGTGGAAGGTCTTGTTCAGTGCTTCGACGGTGATAGCTGGGGTAGTCATGAGGTCGGTCCGCCTTCCGGGGTCCAGGTGAGTCCGGCGGGGCGCGATTCCATGAGGGCTCGGGTGTACGGATGCTTCGGGTTGTCGCGAAGCTGTTCGGGAAGGCCGATTTCCACGATTTCTCCCTCTTTCATCACGGCGATCCTGTCGCAGACTGCTGCGGCAAGGTCGAGGTCGTGCGTAACGAACAGCATCGCCATGCCGAGTTCGTGGCGGCACTCATCGAGGATGGCCATCACTTCTGCTTGGGTGGTGACATCCAAAGCGGTGGTTGGTTCATCGGCGAGCATCAAGCGCGGCTTGCCCGCGATTGCGCCGGCGATGACAACGCGTTGAAGCATTCCGCCGGAGAGTTGGTGCGGGTAGGAACGCAGCACGCGGTCAACGGCATCGATACCGACCTGTTCGAGCAGTTCGCCAGCGCGAAGCTTGGCGGTTTTCGTGGGTTGCCCTTGAGCGTCATGCATTCCCTCAATGAGGTAGCGCTCGACAGGAAGCACGGGGTTGAGCACGGCGTGCGGGTTCTGGGCGATCATCGAGACATCGTTGGCCCGCATCTGGCGGAGAGCTTCTCCGGTGAGACCGCGAACGTCGACACCATCGAAAGTGATCGTGCCGGTGACCTGCGATCCTTCCGGTTCAATGTGCAGGATTGATCGCAGGGTCATGGACTTGCCACTGCCTGATTCGCCAACAAGGCCGACTGCTTCGCCCGCAGCGACAGCGAGCGACACTTCGCGCAGAATCTGCAGATCGGGGCCAATTGTGAGCGAGAGGTTGTCAATGGTGAGCATCAGGCTTTCCTCCCTGCGGCGGCACGGCCACCGAGTCGTTCTCCGACGTAACCGAAGGCGGCCACGGTGATGACGATGCTGAGTCCCGCAAGAACACTTTCTGCGGGGTAGCCGTTCAAGAGTGACTGCTGCCCGCTCGACACCATGAGTCCCCAGTCGGCTGCCGGCGGTTGCACGCCGAGGCCAAGGAACGAGAGTGCCGCGAGCTCGATCATCGCGAACCCGAAGTTGATGGTGGCACCGGTCACGATGAGCGGGGCGACGTTCGGCAGCAGGTGCCGTGCCGTGATCACAATTCCGGGGATGCCCTGCAATTCAGGAGAGCGGATGTAGGGCAGGTTGCGTTCCCGCATCGCCATGCTGCGAACCACACGAGCGGAATACGGAATGTACGCCACCGAGAGAGCCAGTGCCGCGGTGGTGAGGCTGGGACCGAAGACCGCGATGGCGAGCATGGCGAGCAACAGGTTGGGGAAAGCGAAGAGAAGGTCGAGAACGCGGCTGAGGAACGAGTCGACGATGCCACCCCACCAGACGGCGGTGAGAGCAATCAGGGTTCCGAACACGGCCGTAATCGCTACGACGATGAGCGGCCCGGTGAGGCTTGATCGTGCTCCCCAGAGCAGGCGCGAGAAGATGTCGCGGCCGGCCTGGTCTGTTCCGAACAGGTGCTCGAAAGACATTCCCTGGTAGCGCTGGGTGACAGATCCGATGGTCGGGTCGTAAGGAGCGATCAGCGGAGCAAAGAGCGCGCCGAGAACGACAACGGCGATGATTCCACACGCAATAAGGCCTAGCGTGCCCATCCGTTCAGCGAATTGTTTCATCGGTTTGTCTCCACTTTCACTCGCGGGTCGATGGAGGCATAGAAGAGGTCAACGAGAAGGTTGATGATGCCGAACGCAGCGACCAGCACGATCGCGATGGCCTGCACGACGGCGAAGTCTTTTCGCTGCACGGCGTGAACCAGCAGCGTGCCGATTCCGTCGAGGGTGAAGGCGTACTCGACAACGAATGACCCGGCAATCAACCCGGCGATGTGAACACCGACGATGGTGCTCACGGGAAGCATCGAGTTGCGGATGACGTGGCGTCTCATGACGAGACGTTCGGCTACTCCGCGGGCCCGCGCCATCACCGAGTGCTCGGAGTCACGCTCTTCACGAATGGACGTGCGAGTGATGCGCGCCACGACGGCAGACGAGGGGAGTGCGAGTGCGAGCGCGGGCAAAGTGAGATGCCAGACGCGGTCGATGAAGCCGTCGCCCGACCCGAAGACTGGGAACCAGCCGAGGCCGACGCTGAAGATGCTCATGAGGATGAGAGCGGCGAAGAAGGTCGGAACGGCGAAGCCCAAGTTGGAGCCGAGGAGGATGATCTTGTCGACGACGCCACCGCGGGTTCCCGCCAGAATGCCGAAGCCGACGCCGAGCACGATGATGATGAGGGCGGCCATCGTGACCAGCAACAGTGTGGTGGGGAGGCGAGCGGCCAACAGGTCACCGACATCCTGCTGGTTGGCGAGCGATCGACCGAAGTCGCCGTGCAGCACGTTGGTGAGCCAGTTCCAGAATCGCACCAGGAACGGGTCATCGAGGGAGTACTGCGCTCGAATAGCTTCGAGCACCTCTGGGCTTACCGTTCGTCCTTGAACGAGAAAGTTTTCTGGGCTTCCCGGTGCCGCATACATGGCGGCGAACACGAGGAAGCTGGATGCGATGAGGACGCCGATGAGCGCCGCCAGTCGTCGAAGTATGAAGGTCACGGAACGAGCCTTTTCATTGGAGCCGAACCCCGGGGGCCGCGCGCGTTAGCCACGCGACCCCCGGGCGTGTGAACTATTCGCCCGAAGCGCCGAGGTCGGCAGCCCAGGGGTAGTACAGGTAAACGAAGGATGCGGGAGCACCCGTGACGCGGTCATTCATGAACAGTCGAACGGCAGGGTCGACGATCGGGATCCAGGTCAGATCCTCCATCACGAGCACTTGCGCTTCGTTTACGAGTTCAGCGCGCGCACTGTCATCGGCGGTTGCAGCGGCCTCGTCCAGCAACGCGTCGATGGAGGAGTTGCTGTAGTCGTTGTAGTTCTGCGATCCACCGGTTCCGGCGATTGCGCGGAGGAACGCGAGCGGGTCAGGAACGTCCATGTAGTTGTAGGTCACGAACGCGTCGTGGCCTTCGCGCGCTGCGGGGTCAGAGAAGAATGCACCGAACTGGGCGCTGGGCACACCTTCCGGCTCAACAGTCAGGCCAATGGCGCGGGCGCCGTTAGAGATCTCCGAGATGATGTCGGCGTAGTAGGTGCGCTCCGACGGGTACACGATCTTGATCGGCTCGGTGAGGTCGACCTCGGCGTCCTTCAGAACTTCCTTGGCACCTTCGATGTCGATTTCTGCCGAGGCGAGTTCGTCGCGACCTGCCGTGAATTCAGCGTCGCCGTATGACCAGCCGTTGTCGGGAACGAGAGACTGTGACGCGCTCGCCGTGCCTTCAAAGACCGTCGCGGCAATGGCATCCCGGTCGGTCGCCATCATGAGCGCCTGGCGAACGGCGGGGTCGGCGAAGATGCCGTTTCCGGTGCCGATGATGCCGACGATCTGCAACGAGTTGCCGAGGTAAAGGGATCCCTCGGTCGAGCTTTGCAGCGACTTGAGCGCACCGAGCGGCACGTCGTACGAACCATCGATCGCGCCCGTGTCGAGTGCGGTGGCGATAGCGGCTGCGTCAACGATGAAGTTGATGTCGACCTGAGCCGTCTGAGCCTGCTTGTCACTGTTCCAGTAGTTGTCGTTCTTGATCAGTGAGATCGACTGGCCCTGATCCCAGTCCCCAACGGAGAAGGGGCCGGTGCACATGACCTTGCCGGTCGGGTTGCCGAAGGTGTCGCCAGCTGCTTCGCGGAAGTCTTGCTCCACGATCGTGCCGACGGGGGTCACCATGTAGGAGTTGAAGGCGGCATCCGGCTTCGTGAGGGTAACGGTGACTTCCCAGTCCGCGGTCTTCTCAATGGAAGCGATGTTGCCGACGAGCCCGCCGGCCCAGTAGCTTCCTTCGTCGGCATCCTGATGACGGCCGAGGCTGTACACGACGTCATCGGCGGTCATTTCCTGGCCATCCCAGAATTCGACGCCCTCGCGAATTGTGTAGATGTAGGTGAGATCGTCGGGGGTTTCGACCTTTTCGGCCAACCCGGGTTCGATCGTGAAGTCGGGCTGCAACTGCATGAGTCCTTCACACAGGTTGGCCACAACGGTGTTCTCGGCGTAGTTGAACGACTTGATCGGGTCGAGCGATGCTGGCTCGCCGAAGGGAAGGTTCCACGTCACCAAATCGAGCTCGCCGGTGGCGGCAGGAGTGAGGGTGAGGAGGTCGTTGTTGTCAACGCTGGATGAGGTGTCGCTGCTGGTGCCTGCTGCGCACCCGGTCAGTGCGAGGGCAAGAATGCTGCCGATCGCTATTGCTTTTTTCTTCATTGAATTGCTCCTAGGTAGATCGAACCTGAACGCTAAGACGCTTGATGTGTGTGAAAACCTAGTTGACCAAAACGTTTTGGGGGAAAAATACCCAAAACGTTTTACATGCCGGAAACTCGGGTAGCCTGCCAGAGTGACCACTAACCAGCCACGTAGACGAGCGACAATTCACGACGTCGCCAAGCGGGCCGGGGTCTCGATCACCACCGTTTCTCACGCCCTCAATGGCAAGGGAGTCATTGCGGATGCCACCAGGAAGCGAGTCGTCGAAACCGCCGCTGATCTGGGATATAGCCCAGATGCGATCGCTCGCGGACTCCGCAGCCGTCGCCTCGGAATCCTGGGACTCGTCATCCGCCCCCTCGACACTCTCGGCTCCTACCAACCGGAGGGTGTTGACTACTTTTTACGGTTTGCGGGAGCCGCCGCAGTCGAAGCGTTGGATCGCGGTTACGGGCTTGCGTTAATGCGGGACCCCACCGTCGGCAATGCCCCCGGCATCGCTCTGGCCGCCGATGGCTTCATCATTTCTGACCCGGTGGCCAGCGATCCGGTCATCGAATTGCTCACGCGAAACGGCATCGCTGTCGTGGCAGTGGGGCGCGATATCGAGCGACCGGAATTCACCGCCTGGCTTGGCGCCGGCACTCACACCAACACGGATGCAGTTATCCAGCACTTTCTCGAACGCGGCGCCACGCGCATCGCGATTGTCACCGGAGAAGACAACAACTCGTGGAACGCCGATAGCGAATTGACGTACCGGGCCTGGGCTGCGGAACGCGGGCAATCCCCGCTCGTGTACCACCAAGATGAGGGCTTGGGCGAGGCGGGTGGTCGCGCACTGGCCGAACAGATGCTGGCCTCAGGCGAGCCGCTTCCGGATGCCATCTATTGCCTGACCGGGCGGCACGCTGCGGGCATGCAAGCTGGGCTGCAAGCGGCCGGCTATCTGATTCCCGACGACATCATGATCGCCTCAGGGTCTGACTCGGAGCAGACCAGAAACAGCGCTCCGCCCATAACTTCGATCGATTTGGCACCCGAGGCAACGGCGAAAGCTGCGGTCACGTTCTTGGTCGAATTGCTCGATGGCGTGCCCGATGCCGATCCGGATGCCGACCCTGACGGCGACGGCGCTGGCGATCCGGTTCCTCCGGAGGTCGAGTACCGGATCAGAGATCGCGCGTCGACTCGCTCAATGCGCTGAATGACAGTGCGACCCCGAGAATGTTCTCGGCGGCGCGATGACCGGAGCGTAGTGCCGCGGTGACGGTGGCTGGATCATCCGTCCACGTTGCTTCGCCCGCAAAGTGCAGCACGTTCTCGACCGGGGTGGCCAGCAGGTCGTGGTCGTCGGGCGTGGATCCCGGGCGCATGTACGCGTACGACCCGTACGAGTATGGATCGTCTTGCCAGCGCGTCACGAGCACTTCGTCGGGGTGCTCGACGCGCTCGCCGTAGAGCCCGCGCAGAGCATCGAGAACGGACGAGCTGATCTGTTCGTCGCTCCAGTCGCGCGCCTCGATGGCGCTGGGGCCGGCAGCGAACGTGAGCAGGGTGGGAACGCCGTGCAGATCGGTGAGGTCGTACCAGGAATGCCACCACTTGCCCGCCTCGCCCTGCTGGCGAATCGCGTAGACGCTCTCATCCCAGAAGCGAGTGGGGAAGCGCAGAAAGACCTTCTCGAAGTTGTTCATCTCGAAGCCGTCAATGGCGTGGGTGAGCCATTCGGGCAGCGCCGGCTCGAACGCGAGATCGCCGCTCTTGAGCACCCCAATCGGCACCGTTACGACCACGCGATCCGCGGTGAAATCGCCCTGCGCGGTGGCGACCGTTGCGCCCTGCTTTGACCAACGGATGCCGGTGACCACATGCTCGAGGCGAACGTCGAGTCCCTGTGCGAGATTCGTTGCCAGCTCGTCATAGCCGTCGGGGAACACCACCTCGTCGCCCTCGACCGTGTCATCGTCGAGACCGTGCGCATCGAGCAGCCCGGCGTGCACGCCGTACTGCTCCTCGGAGCGGTGCAGCACGAACTCGCGCACGCGCTCCGCCCGATCGGGGTTCCAGCCGAGCGTGGAAAGCGCGACGCCCATCGTCTGCTCATAGCTTGTGCCGAGAGTGGAAGCCTGCACCGCCGTCGCAAGATGCGCGTCGAAGGTGCGGACGTCATCCGCGAACTGGGCGACAGCGTCGTCGCTGAGGCGCTCGCCGGTGGGGCTGTAATAGGCGATGGGGCGGCCGGTGGGCTGGTAGCTGCCAACCGTGAACTCGACCGTGCGCATGCCGAAGGCGTTGACGATATCGGTGAGGGGGTTGTCGTCGACGCCGTGGATCCAGGATGCTCCGCGGTCGGTGGCAACGTCGCCGGAGCGTTCGGTGTGCGTGCGGCCACCCGTGCGGTCGCGGGCTTCGAGCACGAGCACTCGTTGG is a window from the Salinibacterium sp. NK8237 genome containing:
- a CDS encoding ABC transporter ATP-binding protein produces the protein MLTIDNLSLTIGPDLQILREVSLAVAAGEAVGLVGESGSGKSMTLRSILHIEPEGSQVTGTITFDGVDVRGLTGEALRQMRANDVSMIAQNPHAVLNPVLPVERYLIEGMHDAQGQPTKTAKLRAGELLEQVGIDAVDRVLRSYPHQLSGGMLQRVVIAGAIAGKPRLMLADEPTTALDVTTQAEVMAILDECRHELGMAMLFVTHDLDLAAAVCDRIAVMKEGEIVEIGLPEQLRDNPKHPYTRALMESRPAGLTWTPEGGPTS
- a CDS encoding ABC transporter ATP-binding protein, which translates into the protein MTTPAITVEALNKTFHTGAKQKVKALDEVTLSVDKGSCLAVVGESGSGKTTLARIIVGLETPDSGSVTVSGKPVAAHANRRELRRRARDIQMVFQDPQSSLNRRLPVRVAVDEVLRAHSRLSRAEREARCSELFTLVGLETRYLDALPSELSGGQKQRVAIARALAADPAVIVLDESVAALDVTVQAQILELLASLRATYGLTYLFITHDLSVVQMIADQVVVMRQGRIVERGTTAEVLTNPQHPYTQLLLACAPRPGWKPERGMIRKLREEIAS
- a CDS encoding C45 family peptidase produces the protein MSTTPPFIQINSADAFHRGLSRGVAIAETLKRGVAIYLDLFETSGISLGDVQKYADNAVLVTERWSADLAAEMRGVAEGSDLPLWKIAAVNARTEILSQAIGTKPGECSTIVNARESPVGAQTWDWHDDLADCWHLHEVSGTPRTFVGLTEHGILGKIGINDAGVGIMLNILGHQADRPDGVPVHLVAARVLAEASTLAEAVEILRTAPVSTSSAITVVSPEGSVTVELNPDGAAVLEPTDGVLIHTNHFVDPELSKGEKLGLYDPDTQARYDVLTERAAAAPLPTAASALIPYLFSEPGDAAQLCCVPAIGAVFGDRWATLATITLDAAARAITVSPGSPKDATAETTIRLVATR
- a CDS encoding flotillin family protein is translated as MEFFATGGLVLLIGIGVVVLVVLFLVMLLIARAWFKVARADEALVVSGRSQKDGAGNDSAVTVIVNGKALVNPITQRHETISLRSRQVSMTAEAQSADNVTLQVEAVAIVKIGSDPALVRRAAERFASQDAAIEQFTTEQLEGALRGVVATLSVVELMRERKKFSDQIATDVSTELSEQGLILDSFQIKGIGDKVGYIQSLGTPQIESKRREAELATADANREISKRNITVAEANLIEQTALDKNTADSKAEVGKANAEAEQAEALARATAEQGVLQQRAENRQAELDADVKRVADANLYKAQKDADSDAYRLVKGAEAQAQIAAVEAEAVRVRAAADADAVRLSGEARAASIEAEAAALAKHQDALLAQRALESLPLVMEQWAKGYGQIGSVTVIGGSGSSAADTIGNESSIALRSSFESIKAATGLDLASIIQGRAVGQAVGEGARGSAKSSSSINSVDDSLAAKLAEVALSETSAGATEGNDSSE
- a CDS encoding MetS family NSS transporter small subunit, which produces MSGIAITFFIVAAVLVWGGLIASIIFLARKPQLDVYPEGSELVSDDD
- a CDS encoding sodium-dependent transporter, yielding MSVQQQSGEHGSVASRPREQWSGQWGFILSAIGSAVGLGNIWRFPGVAYENGGGAFLIPYLIALVTAGIPILFLDYAIGHRFRGSSPTAFRRLGGKAGKWLESLGWFQVWICIIIAVYYAAVVAWAASYFTFSFDLRWGDDTAGFFQNEFLQTSAPGFSAQFVPAVLIPLVLVWIAVLAVLGSGIAKGVQRANVIFLPLLVVAFLILVVRALFLDGAMTGLDALFTPDFSALSDPSVWIAAYSQIFFSLSIAFGIMITYSSYRNRKANVTAPALVVAFANSSFEIIAGIGVFATLGFFAFQQGVAIDELEGITGVGLSFVTFPAIVSQMPGGPLFGALFFGSLVMAGFTSLLSVLQVVSSAFQDKFGITARQASVRVGAALAVVSVLLFSTTTGLITLDTVDQWANNIGIVVAAIASTILVIWVFRKGPELAAHLNAVSTFKVGRLWQLLVGVLAPAVLLYMLIQRIIVLVTEGYEGYPLWYLAVAGWGTIAVILIGAITMTSLRWKHDPDDFTPWPSAQALKELSK
- a CDS encoding aminopeptidase P family protein translates to MTVESIPTPDAHQHAAPATSVPHPDRGDPRLPHLRNATGFVDYMKTGWATPDRTPDTVPGIAAATAAHRARLSPAFAGRTIVVAGGVAPVRVNDNYYGFRPDSNFFWLSGCSAEDAVLVMSPAAGSHDATLFIPAPAYPGEADFFANAAQGELWVGSAPGMPEWTAALQIETRPLSELDAALARASDIALTGSLQGAHRLLRDIPVSQDLGRVLSEIRMIKDEWEIAELRGAVNHTIEGFKAVAREIPHAIEFGGERWLQGTFDRYARTVGNGTGYTTIVGSGKNAPVLHWVRCDGPVNPDAAVLLDMGVEARSLYTADVTRTLPASGTFSAAQRQAHDLVEKAHRAGLAAVGPGKIFSDFHLAALEVIATGLHDWGMLPVSVDEALSPQGQHHRRYIVCGIGHHLGLDVHDCAQSSYSAYQSGELVPGMVMAVEPGLYFHEWDNTVPPELRGLGVRIEDNVMVTPTGHEVLSDALPITADGIEGWMRAL